The following proteins are co-located in the Planctomycetia bacterium genome:
- a CDS encoding NTP transferase domain-containing protein — MRGIVLAGGKGTRLGELTKVTNKHLLPVGPWPMVYHPLKKLTGAGIKDVLLVSGTEHMGDFVELLGSGKDYDCRLTYRVQDEAGGIAQALGLAELFAQNSRSVVILGDNIFSTPLTPLLRDANEHPDWAWIALKQVPDPGRYGVAEMKGNQVIGIEEKPKQPKSDFAVAGIYVYPADVFTVIKTLKPSARGELEITDVNKYYLQQGRMGASFLDGYWTDAGTPESLAHANQLVNATMPEF; from the coding sequence ATTCGAGGCATTGTGTTGGCTGGCGGCAAGGGAACTCGGCTCGGCGAACTGACCAAGGTCACCAATAAACACCTGTTGCCTGTCGGCCCCTGGCCCATGGTCTATCATCCCTTGAAAAAATTAACCGGCGCTGGTATTAAGGATGTCCTGCTGGTGTCAGGAACCGAGCACATGGGCGATTTCGTCGAATTGCTCGGCTCCGGCAAGGATTACGATTGTCGACTCACCTACCGCGTTCAGGATGAAGCAGGCGGTATCGCACAGGCTCTGGGCCTGGCAGAACTCTTCGCCCAGAACAGCCGCTCCGTCGTCATTCTCGGCGACAATATCTTCAGCACTCCACTGACTCCACTGCTCCGCGATGCCAACGAACATCCCGACTGGGCATGGATTGCGCTGAAACAGGTTCCCGACCCCGGCCGCTACGGCGTTGCTGAAATGAAAGGCAACCAGGTTATCGGCATCGAAGAGAAGCCCAAGCAACCCAAGAGCGACTTCGCTGTTGCGGGTATCTACGTTTACCCAGCTGATGTATTTACTGTCATCAAGACTCTGAAGCCCAGCGCTCGTGGCGAACTCGAAATCACCGATGTGAACAAGTACTACCTGCAACAAGGCCGCATGGGCGCCAGCTTCCTCGATGGCTACTGGACCGACGCAGGCACCCCGGAATCGCTGGCGCATGCGAACCAGTTGGTGAATGCAACTATGCCGGAATTTTAG
- a CDS encoding addiction module protein, with the protein MPITLAQYGIDHLPPEERLELVGLLWDSLNDEKLPPIPRWHQDEVERRIVQADARPGVGIPLEEAVDKMLGKP; encoded by the coding sequence ATGCCCATCACATTAGCGCAATACGGAATTGATCATTTGCCCCCTGAAGAACGTCTGGAATTAGTGGGTCTTCTTTGGGACAGCTTGAATGATGAAAAACTGCCTCCGATTCCGCGCTGGCATCAAGATGAAGTGGAACGCCGAATCGTTCAAGCCGATGCCAGACCTGGAGTAGGCATCCCGTTGGAAGAAGCTGTTGACAAAATGCTAGGTAAGCCATGA
- a CDS encoding AMP-binding protein, which translates to MTMLRVQFSALSPMTRYKRVPRGTSCQSANFTGTACSPSCIIGREDSDHPLSNSLVNLSTMYDKPTTLVKLFVDRARKQADLPAIHFRHNKEYLHYTWKQLADDVGRTAVALKNLGVKHRDRVMLISPNRYEWVVADMAILVAGGVNVPVHVSLSGPQMVWQIKNSGAKVVIAAGPQLAGLIAPHLEDLKLTLLSFDECKEPLSGHTFTQLSTLTKSLSSTDGQKLLEEAEKTVTPDDLATIIYTSGTTGEPKGAMLSQNNLASNCLMTSTAINVDNNDVRLTWLPMSHIFARTCDLYGILSCGHQLALADSPDTILENCAYYKPTLLNGVPYFYEKVMNKLIEAKSEAMLNHIFGGRLRVCIAGGAPLPEHVATFYRKHGVFLLQGYGLTESSPVISSEVPDAVKYGTVGKVLPGLEVKIADDGEILSKGPHIMLGYWNNPKATEEAITDGWLHTGDLGELDSEGFLKITGRKKELIVTSAGKNIAPVYLESLLKADPLFMQVVVIGDRRKFLTALIVPGMDFLKVWAAEQKLEWTSDAEMLSHAQVRQLYFDRIKTLLKDVSHNEQIRNFALLSRPFSVESDELTLTLKLRRSIIAKNYADVIEEMYVQRDTKVEQEAV; encoded by the coding sequence GTGACAATGCTCCGTGTGCAATTCAGCGCACTATCGCCGATGACACGTTACAAACGTGTCCCACGGGGCACTTCGTGCCAATCAGCCAATTTCACTGGCACTGCATGTTCCCCTTCGTGTATCATAGGTCGCGAAGATTCGGATCATCCCTTATCCAATTCACTGGTGAATCTCTCCACTATGTACGATAAACCGACCACGCTGGTAAAACTGTTCGTTGACCGGGCCCGTAAACAAGCTGATCTTCCGGCGATTCACTTCCGACACAACAAGGAATACCTGCACTACACCTGGAAGCAGTTGGCAGATGATGTAGGCCGCACCGCCGTGGCGCTCAAGAATCTCGGCGTGAAGCATCGCGACCGGGTGATGCTCATTTCCCCCAATCGTTACGAATGGGTAGTTGCCGACATGGCTATCCTGGTTGCTGGCGGCGTTAATGTTCCGGTGCATGTTTCGCTGTCGGGGCCGCAGATGGTCTGGCAGATCAAGAACAGTGGGGCCAAAGTAGTGATTGCCGCTGGGCCGCAGTTAGCCGGACTGATTGCACCGCATCTGGAAGATTTGAAGTTGACGCTCCTCAGCTTTGATGAATGCAAGGAACCGCTTAGTGGCCATACTTTTACCCAACTGAGCACATTGACCAAATCGCTCAGTTCTACCGATGGCCAGAAGCTGTTGGAAGAAGCTGAGAAGACCGTTACCCCCGACGACCTGGCAACGATCATCTATACTTCAGGCACCACGGGCGAACCCAAGGGCGCCATGCTCAGTCAGAACAACCTGGCGAGCAACTGTCTGATGACCTCAACTGCGATCAATGTCGATAACAACGATGTCCGGTTGACTTGGCTGCCAATGAGCCACATCTTCGCCCGCACCTGCGATCTGTATGGCATTCTGTCGTGCGGTCACCAGCTCGCTCTGGCTGATTCGCCAGATACTATTCTCGAAAACTGTGCGTACTACAAGCCGACGCTACTCAACGGTGTGCCTTACTTTTACGAAAAGGTGATGAATAAGCTGATCGAGGCGAAATCCGAAGCAATGCTGAATCACATCTTCGGAGGCCGCTTGCGGGTGTGCATTGCCGGGGGGGCACCACTGCCTGAACATGTGGCAACGTTCTACCGAAAGCATGGCGTATTTCTGTTGCAGGGTTACGGTCTGACGGAATCGTCGCCTGTTATCAGCAGTGAAGTGCCTGATGCGGTGAAGTATGGCACCGTGGGCAAGGTGCTGCCTGGGTTGGAAGTGAAGATTGCTGACGATGGCGAAATTCTCAGTAAAGGCCCGCATATCATGCTGGGCTACTGGAATAATCCAAAAGCAACTGAGGAAGCGATCACCGATGGCTGGCTGCACACCGGCGATCTGGGCGAACTCGACAGCGAAGGGTTCCTCAAGATTACGGGCCGCAAAAAGGAATTGATCGTTACCAGTGCAGGCAAGAACATTGCCCCGGTCTATCTGGAATCGCTGCTGAAGGCTGATCCACTCTTCATGCAGGTAGTGGTGATTGGCGACAGGAGGAAATTCCTCACCGCTCTGATTGTGCCCGGGATGGATTTTCTGAAAGTCTGGGCTGCGGAACAGAAACTGGAATGGACCAGCGATGCAGAGATGCTCAGCCATGCCCAGGTCAGGCAGTTGTACTTTGATCGTATCAAGACGCTTCTGAAAGATGTTTCACATAACGAGCAGATTCGCAACTTTGCCCTGCTCAGCAGGCCGTTCTCGGTAGAATCGGATGAGTTGACACTGACGCTTAAACTACGCAGAAGCATCATTGCGAAGAATTACGCGGATGTGATTGAAGAGATGTATGTGCAGAGGGATACGAAGGTAGAGCAGGAGGCGGTGTGA
- a CDS encoding TIGR03000 domain-containing protein → MVACSGSACTGCTGTAAPAAPAAEPKKAEPKPPAASLEAPAKVLVSLPADAKLLIDGHATASTSTERTFVSPALVAGKDYQYTLTAELVRDGKNVTETKTIVVRAGETTSVNF, encoded by the coding sequence GTGGTAGCTTGCTCCGGTTCAGCTTGCACTGGTTGCACAGGCACTGCAGCTCCAGCTGCTCCTGCTGCAGAACCCAAGAAGGCCGAACCCAAGCCACCAGCCGCTTCTCTCGAAGCTCCTGCCAAGGTCCTCGTGAGCCTGCCTGCTGATGCCAAGCTGCTGATCGATGGTCATGCAACTGCTTCCACCTCCACCGAACGCACTTTCGTCTCCCCCGCTCTGGTTGCTGGTAAAGACTATCAGTACACCCTGACCGCTGAATTGGTTCGCGACGGCAAGAACGTCACCGAAACCAAGACGATCGTTGTTCGCGCTGGTGAAACCACTTCGGTCAACTTCTAA
- a CDS encoding type II toxin-antitoxin system RelE/ParE family toxin: MSLPVNLTDEALFDLQQAYEWYNTKRDGLGVTFVTRTKAKLLAIGDSPESCALLWGNVRATTIRRFPYIVYYRILVDRVEVLAILHGSRDVSEWQRRV; this comes from the coding sequence ATGAGCCTGCCGGTCAATCTTACCGACGAGGCGCTCTTCGATTTGCAGCAAGCATATGAGTGGTACAACACCAAGCGAGATGGTTTAGGGGTAACATTTGTTACTCGGACAAAAGCGAAACTATTGGCAATTGGCGACTCTCCGGAATCATGCGCCTTGTTATGGGGAAATGTTCGGGCAACGACGATCCGTCGTTTCCCGTATATCGTCTACTACCGCATTCTTGTCGATCGCGTTGAAGTGTTGGCCATCTTGCATGGAAGCCGTGATGTTTCAGAATGGCAACGCAGAGTTTAA
- a CDS encoding DUF11 domain-containing protein, whose product MTRTTQRATWCGIALMLLASVSGCGIFSPSQNPAQLYYGLLPNGEIVQTHAKPPGKGYYANYDPYACRVEVRPKIQSQQVGGIQVYMATVYDQQGAARRGRRVEWMVHGKGHIIEVDEGGVYPDRGYKVNEKYAVSYTGYLEHKFDRGNKDPKDDFVVNPGQTFCIVSCPEEGETKVTAYVPAIHDMDKNRMTVTTYWLDAQWKIPEPQQARKIATLTTKVFKASDSQPLQGYRVRYKVLDGPPALFVNTNGPEAEATSDSLGNAIVQLRQQSPQMGITRIGVELIRPPDLGAVTGSGIVVLRGETQVEWVGSGLTLNKSGPNVVGINTDFDYQLTVTNTSRSQSDPLTVEDDLPAGLQFVSAEPMPVGTEGNRLVWTLLPLPPGAAKAINLKVRATRGGQFNNQARVIDQDRIKAAESFFMTTATSPALKVRLTAPPNGYVNADVPFTIRVENTGDAPASNVIITSSFDQGLVFFYEGKPSPDRSVAMSPFTLQPRESRDFTLPLKAVQAGTFNTKAVVTADNGLRDEATALLNVVRLSVNLQQKGPQARYVSGRFIWEIFVENNSDQPVNNVVIRDTLPAQVALVRVYDNGQGTGNDVTWNLGTLEANGKRRLRVEVEARQTAAKATNRVVATFGPNLSERSEVDVELRGIPALLMQAEQADRKGTIHVNDTTSYTITINNTGSQQVGRIAVKVKTSPELRILKAIAPDGSAGQVQGDTIVFNVMKDLLPTNAFNYQLELEGVAAGDGRLFIELESDLTGKDPIKDVEQISVIK is encoded by the coding sequence ATGACGCGCACGACGCAACGAGCGACGTGGTGCGGAATCGCATTGATGCTGTTGGCATCAGTGAGCGGGTGCGGTATCTTCAGTCCCAGTCAGAACCCGGCACAGTTGTACTATGGTTTGCTACCCAATGGCGAAATTGTGCAAACGCATGCCAAGCCTCCTGGGAAGGGTTATTACGCGAATTACGATCCCTATGCCTGTCGTGTAGAAGTACGTCCCAAAATACAAAGCCAGCAGGTGGGTGGCATCCAGGTCTACATGGCAACCGTTTACGACCAGCAGGGCGCGGCTCGGCGAGGTCGACGTGTCGAATGGATGGTGCATGGCAAAGGGCACATCATCGAAGTGGATGAAGGTGGTGTCTACCCCGACCGAGGCTACAAGGTCAACGAGAAGTACGCTGTCAGTTACACCGGATACCTCGAACACAAGTTTGATCGAGGCAATAAAGATCCGAAGGACGATTTCGTTGTCAATCCAGGGCAAACGTTCTGCATTGTTTCCTGCCCGGAAGAAGGTGAAACCAAGGTTACCGCCTACGTACCGGCTATCCATGACATGGATAAGAACCGCATGACGGTGACGACCTACTGGCTCGATGCCCAGTGGAAGATTCCCGAACCACAACAGGCACGCAAGATAGCAACACTGACCACCAAAGTCTTCAAAGCATCCGACAGTCAGCCACTGCAGGGTTATCGCGTCCGCTATAAGGTACTGGATGGCCCGCCGGCACTCTTTGTGAACACCAATGGCCCCGAAGCGGAAGCGACTTCCGATTCGCTGGGCAACGCCATCGTCCAGCTCAGGCAGCAAAGCCCGCAGATGGGGATTACCCGCATTGGGGTCGAGCTGATTCGCCCACCTGATCTGGGGGCGGTAACGGGTTCAGGCATCGTCGTGCTGCGAGGTGAAACCCAGGTCGAATGGGTTGGCTCTGGCCTGACGTTGAACAAATCAGGCCCCAATGTCGTCGGCATCAACACCGATTTCGATTATCAGCTTACCGTAACCAACACCAGCCGCAGCCAGTCTGATCCGCTGACGGTGGAAGATGACCTACCTGCTGGCTTGCAGTTTGTCAGTGCTGAGCCCATGCCCGTTGGCACTGAAGGCAACCGATTGGTTTGGACACTGCTGCCTTTGCCACCCGGCGCTGCGAAGGCCATCAACCTGAAAGTAAGAGCAACCCGGGGAGGACAGTTCAACAACCAGGCACGAGTGATTGATCAGGATCGTATCAAGGCTGCTGAATCGTTTTTCATGACCACTGCCACCAGCCCGGCACTCAAAGTGCGCTTGACCGCACCGCCTAATGGCTACGTGAACGCTGATGTTCCGTTCACCATTCGTGTCGAGAATACGGGTGATGCACCAGCGAGCAATGTGATTATTACCAGCAGTTTTGATCAGGGCCTGGTCTTCTTCTATGAAGGCAAGCCGAGTCCTGATCGCAGCGTGGCCATGTCGCCGTTCACGTTGCAGCCTCGCGAATCGCGTGACTTTACGCTGCCTTTGAAGGCAGTGCAGGCTGGAACATTCAATACAAAAGCTGTAGTAACGGCAGACAATGGCCTGCGTGATGAAGCCACCGCGCTACTCAATGTGGTTCGGCTCAGCGTGAACCTGCAGCAGAAAGGCCCGCAAGCACGCTATGTGAGTGGCAGGTTCATCTGGGAAATCTTTGTCGAGAACAACAGCGATCAGCCAGTCAATAATGTTGTCATTCGCGATACGCTGCCTGCGCAGGTAGCACTGGTACGGGTTTACGATAACGGCCAGGGAACAGGCAACGACGTGACCTGGAACCTTGGCACGCTTGAAGCTAATGGCAAGCGTCGGCTGCGGGTGGAAGTGGAAGCCCGGCAGACTGCAGCCAAGGCTACCAACCGCGTGGTGGCAACCTTCGGCCCGAACCTCAGCGAACGTTCCGAAGTGGATGTTGAACTGCGAGGCATCCCGGCACTCCTGATGCAGGCTGAGCAGGCAGACCGCAAGGGCACCATCCATGTCAACGATACTACTTCGTACACGATTACGATCAACAACACGGGTTCGCAACAAGTGGGACGCATTGCGGTGAAAGTGAAGACATCGCCAGAGCTGCGTATTCTGAAAGCGATTGCACCCGATGGCTCAGCAGGCCAGGTGCAGGGCGACACGATTGTGTTTAATGTGATGAAAGATCTACTGCCGACCAATGCCTTCAATTATCAATTGGAACTCGAAGGTGTGGCAGCAGGCGATGGCCGACTGTTCATCGAACTGGAAAGCGATTTGACGGGTAAAGACCCTATCAAAGATGTGGAACAGATTTCGGTGATTAAGTAA